A single window of Solanum dulcamara chromosome 5, daSolDulc1.2, whole genome shotgun sequence DNA harbors:
- the LOC129890468 gene encoding uncharacterized protein LOC129890468, translating to MGTNDCYKCVQNFRVQSFETQGSVVDGPWQISPYDKCGKLNLGECHMGTDDCYKCGQTGVHFLRECSMGRQSDGGKRAQSSSIALPNRSNQMGATSGIGQGPNCLYVISNCRDQENSPDVVIDPGVTLSFVTLYVAVKFGILPM from the exons ATGGGCACTAATGATTGTTACAAGTGTGTTCAGAACTTTAGGGTACAGAGTTTTGAGACTCAAGGAAGTGTGGTCGATGGTCCTTGGCAAATATCGCCTTATGATaagtgtggtaagctcaacttggGAGAGTGTCATATGGGCACTGATGATTGTTACAAGTGTGGTCAGACGGGGGTTCACTTTCTTAGAGAATGCTCAATGGGGAGACAGAGTGATGGGGGCAAAAGAGCCCAATCTTCTTCGATAGCACTGCCAAACAGAAGTAATCAGATGGGTGCTACTTCAGGAATAGGCCAAGGTCCAAACTGTTTGTATGTTATTTCTAACTGCCGtgatcaggagaactccccaGATGTTGTCATTG ATCCAGGTGTTACCTTGTCTTTTGTGACTCTTTATGTTGCTGTTAAGTTCGGAATTCTTCCCATGTGA